In a single window of the Tellurirhabdus bombi genome:
- a CDS encoding LexA family protein, which translates to MINQFHLQDRLSPESFYKAKVGKRLPIPFFESKVAAGFPSPAENHIEKVCDLNELCITDKEATYFVRVGGDSMSGDRIEPGDVLIVDCTREHVEGKVVVVWLNGDHAVKRMQRLKEMVVLHSSNPKYAPIFVHPGDDFRLFGVVTHVIQKLA; encoded by the coding sequence ATGATAAATCAATTCCATCTACAGGATCGTTTGTCGCCTGAAAGCTTTTACAAGGCTAAGGTTGGCAAGCGTCTGCCTATCCCTTTCTTTGAAAGCAAGGTAGCTGCTGGCTTTCCTTCCCCGGCCGAGAATCACATTGAAAAGGTATGCGACCTGAATGAACTCTGTATTACCGACAAGGAAGCCACGTACTTCGTCCGGGTGGGTGGTGATAGTATGTCCGGTGACCGGATTGAACCGGGTGACGTTTTGATCGTGGACTGCACCAGGGAGCACGTCGAGGGAAAAGTCGTCGTAGTCTGGCTGAACGGTGACCATGCCGTGAAGCGGATGCAGCGGCTGAAAGAGATGGTTGTGCTACACTCTTCGAATCCGAAGTACGCGCCAATTTTCGTGCATCCAGGCGATGATTTCCGGCTTTTTGGAGTTGTTACGCACGTCATACAGAAACTAGCATGA
- a CDS encoding DUF3127 domain-containing protein, translating to MEIKGIVKIIFPETSGQSKKGTWTKQEILITQNEDKFPSDVIVTYFSNKDASGLAPGQAVKVQVSASSKEYNGRWYTVLKAYSTEKIGEAPRQESRSSSIEQMGSDALNNSGPDELPF from the coding sequence ATGGAAATTAAGGGTATCGTAAAAATCATTTTTCCTGAAACGTCCGGACAGAGTAAGAAAGGTACTTGGACCAAACAGGAAATATTAATTACTCAAAATGAGGATAAATTTCCTTCCGATGTGATCGTGACTTATTTCAGCAATAAAGATGCGTCAGGGCTTGCGCCTGGTCAGGCGGTTAAAGTGCAGGTGAGTGCATCCAGTAAGGAGTACAATGGGCGGTGGTATACTGTGCTCAAGGCGTATAGTACTGAGAAGATAGGGGAGGCACCGAGGCAAGAAAGTAGGTCGTCTTCAATTGAACAAATGGGGAGTGATGCGTTGAATAATTCTGGACCTGATGAATTGCCCTTTTAA
- a CDS encoding patatin-like phospholipase family protein: protein MKTKNKNILSLDAGGVKGVYSLHIISYIEKELNISFSKHFDFLIGTSIGAVIATNLAYGLSVTEMLNHFKGIKENAHQGQSSLMTFLFEYIDYIYGTEKISAVSKKVFLPIYNSSEKRITSFGINSNTDDNIKIADVLKASCSDIRITQPYNINELKATFVDAGFFAYDPTLFFLRKNIDLLNKHTNCLSIGSGLIENFSNDLNMGYPFDLVYDAIIYEQFEENTFIFNYLVENKKISYLRVSEFPSSYINPLSIDDIIELALKKANSIDRAKLNYFFK, encoded by the coding sequence ATGAAGACCAAAAATAAAAACATACTATCGCTTGATGCTGGAGGTGTGAAGGGTGTATATTCTTTGCATATAATTTCATATATTGAGAAAGAGCTTAACATCAGCTTTTCTAAGCATTTTGATTTTTTAATTGGCACATCAATAGGTGCTGTAATCGCTACTAACTTAGCATATGGACTAAGTGTAACTGAGATGCTTAATCATTTCAAAGGAATAAAAGAAAATGCTCATCAAGGCCAGTCTAGCCTTATGACTTTTCTATTTGAATATATAGATTATATTTATGGGACAGAAAAGATATCAGCAGTAAGCAAAAAAGTATTCTTACCTATATATAATTCCTCTGAAAAGAGGATTACTTCTTTTGGTATTAACTCAAATACTGATGATAATATTAAAATAGCTGATGTACTAAAAGCTTCTTGCTCTGACATTCGGATTACACAACCATACAATATTAATGAATTAAAAGCAACTTTTGTTGATGCAGGCTTTTTCGCTTATGATCCAACTCTATTTTTCCTTCGAAAAAATATTGACTTATTAAATAAACATACTAATTGCCTGTCAATAGGCAGCGGCTTAATAGAAAACTTCTCAAATGATTTAAATATGGGTTATCCATTTGATTTAGTTTATGACGCTATCATTTATGAACAATTTGAGGAAAATACTTTTATTTTTAATTATTTAGTTGAAAATAAAAAGATAAGTTATTTGAGAGTATCAGAATTTCCTAGTAGCTATATTAATCCTCTATCCATTGATGATATAATAGAATTAGCCTTAAAAAAGGCTAACAGTATTGATAGGGCAAAATTGAATTATTTCTTTAAATAG
- a CDS encoding Y-family DNA polymerase, giving the protein MIAIMDCNNFYVSCERSFNPGLENRPVIVLSNNDGCVIARSNEAKDIGVKMGTPYHEINELIDSAQIQVFSSNYVLYGDMSSRVMAILARFVETIEVYSIDEAFLDLSREPDPEAFCRNLRETISQWTRIPVSFGIAPTKTLAKVANKLAKKDPSTGGVLALRHADQIRDALMAFPIGDLWGIGYRFESMLKRNEIKTAWELSQTDEDWINERMTVNGLRLVYELRGIPVKLLELEPAKKKNICVAPSFGVGVPDLARLRMALATYLARASEKLRKQESAATSITVFVHTNRFKKNAKHYYNSRTVILPHPSSSNTELLKYASAALDEIFQFGYEYQKLGIFLNDLVPDDHRQINLFTELPDEKLAALSKAVDGINRQFGRDKVRLAAQGYDRTWPMKQKWLSRCYTTRWKDILVTKG; this is encoded by the coding sequence ATGATAGCGATCATGGACTGCAACAACTTCTACGTTAGTTGCGAGCGTAGTTTTAATCCGGGACTGGAAAACAGGCCTGTCATCGTTTTGAGTAATAACGATGGTTGCGTGATTGCCCGCTCGAATGAGGCAAAAGATATTGGCGTAAAGATGGGAACGCCTTACCACGAGATAAACGAACTCATTGATTCGGCTCAGATTCAGGTGTTCAGTTCGAACTACGTCCTTTACGGGGACATGTCATCGCGGGTGATGGCTATCCTGGCTCGGTTTGTGGAAACGATCGAAGTGTATTCCATCGATGAGGCGTTTCTGGATTTATCGCGCGAACCCGATCCCGAAGCTTTTTGCCGGAATCTGCGCGAAACAATCAGCCAGTGGACGCGCATCCCGGTATCGTTCGGCATTGCACCCACGAAAACCTTGGCGAAGGTGGCCAACAAGTTAGCGAAGAAAGACCCAAGCACGGGCGGTGTATTGGCGCTCCGACACGCTGATCAGATACGAGACGCGCTGATGGCTTTTCCGATTGGAGATTTATGGGGCATTGGGTACCGGTTTGAGTCGATGTTGAAGCGAAATGAAATCAAAACCGCCTGGGAACTCAGCCAAACCGACGAAGATTGGATCAACGAGCGAATGACGGTAAACGGCCTACGACTGGTGTACGAGCTCAGGGGTATACCCGTCAAGCTGCTGGAATTAGAGCCTGCCAAGAAAAAAAATATTTGTGTCGCTCCATCCTTCGGAGTTGGCGTTCCTGATCTGGCCCGGCTCCGTATGGCGTTGGCAACCTATCTGGCCAGAGCATCCGAAAAGCTTAGAAAACAGGAGTCGGCAGCGACCAGCATCACGGTTTTTGTCCATACCAACCGGTTCAAGAAGAATGCGAAGCATTATTACAATTCCCGCACGGTTATCCTACCCCATCCCTCCAGTAGCAATACCGAGCTACTAAAATACGCCAGCGCTGCCTTGGACGAAATTTTTCAGTTCGGATACGAGTATCAGAAATTAGGCATCTTTCTAAACGATCTGGTACCAGACGACCACCGACAGATCAATCTGTTCACCGAGTTGCCGGATGAAAAGTTAGCCGCCCTCAGTAAAGCGGTTGATGGGATAAATCGACAGTTTGGCCGGGATAAGGTGCGTCTGGCCGCTCAGGGCTACGATAGAACCTGGCCAATGAAACAAAAGTGGCTATCAAGATGCTACACCACGCGCTGGAAAGATATTCTAGTAACAAAGGGATAA
- a CDS encoding Acb2/Tad1 domain-containing protein, producing MSQTIGEERVRMAFNPSKTDEVSQIKQDSAALINKINAIPVPEKLANNPGEFLRLKALALTAVEEASMWAVKAATIHLG from the coding sequence ATGAGTCAAACTATCGGAGAAGAGCGCGTACGTATGGCGTTCAACCCATCTAAAACCGACGAAGTGTCGCAAATCAAACAGGATTCAGCCGCGCTGATCAACAAGATCAACGCGATTCCGGTACCGGAAAAGCTCGCCAATAATCCAGGCGAATTCCTGCGACTGAAAGCACTGGCCTTGACAGCCGTCGAAGAAGCGTCAATGTGGGCAGTCAAGGCGGCCACTATCCATCTGGGTTAA
- the lpxA gene encoding acyl-ACP--UDP-N-acetylglucosamine O-acyltransferase: MIQPLAYIHPEAKLAQNVVVEPFAIVHKDVEIGEGTWIGSHAVINEGARIGKNCKIYPGAVISSTPQDLKFKGEYTRAYIGDNTTIREYATISRGTEEHWKTEIGKDCLVMAYAHIAHDCRIGDNCIIVNNVQMGGHVHLGDWSIIGGSSSVHQFVKIGAHSMVSGGSLVRKDVPPFTKAAREPLTYAGINSIGLRRRGYSNEKINEVQNIYRYIYLRGLNNAEAMSLIELELPPSNERDEIVNFIRNSERGIMKGPSGREVGD, from the coding sequence ATGATTCAACCCCTTGCATATATCCACCCAGAGGCAAAATTAGCCCAAAATGTTGTCGTTGAGCCTTTTGCTATTGTCCATAAAGATGTTGAAATCGGCGAAGGGACTTGGATTGGTTCGCACGCCGTGATTAACGAAGGTGCTCGTATCGGTAAAAATTGCAAGATTTATCCCGGTGCTGTCATCTCGTCCACTCCCCAGGATTTAAAGTTTAAAGGAGAGTACACCCGCGCTTACATTGGTGATAACACCACCATCCGGGAGTATGCGACCATTAGCCGGGGAACCGAGGAACATTGGAAAACCGAGATCGGTAAAGACTGTTTGGTGATGGCTTATGCCCACATCGCCCACGACTGCCGGATCGGCGATAACTGCATCATTGTCAATAATGTACAGATGGGCGGACACGTCCATCTGGGTGACTGGAGTATCATCGGTGGATCGAGCTCGGTACATCAATTTGTAAAAATAGGTGCTCACTCGATGGTTTCCGGCGGTTCGCTGGTGCGGAAAGATGTTCCGCCGTTTACCAAAGCGGCCCGTGAGCCCCTTACCTATGCCGGTATTAACTCCATTGGTTTGAGACGGCGGGGTTATTCGAACGAGAAGATTAACGAAGTCCAAAATATCTACCGCTACATCTACCTGCGCGGCCTGAACAACGCCGAGGCGATGTCGCTTATCGAATTGGAATTGCCCCCTTCCAATGAACGCGACGAGATCGTGAATTTCATTCGCAATTCCGAACGAGGCATCATGAAAGGGCCATCGGGCCGGGAAGTTGGAGACTAG
- a CDS encoding HD domain-containing protein, with the protein MTSPNKKKILNDPVYGFISIPSDLIFDLVEHPYFQRLRRIKQLGMSEFVYPGALHTRFHHALGAMHLMGQAIQTLRGKGHLINDQECEAAQVAILLHDIGHGPFSHVLEYAILNGVHHESLSLLLMHELDRQFKGALQLAIKMFEGSYHRPFFHQLISSQLDMDRMDYLNRDCFYTGVAEGTIGADRIIKMLDLVDDQLVVEAKGILSIENFLNARRLMYWQVYLHKTSICAESMLLQIIRRARFLISQNKLTSVFPCLKLFLSQDVTLENFQQSPAYLEAFTQLDDYDIWASIKSWSLHDDFILSSLCKMLLDRRLFKIMLSSEPFAGELVEEIEMQLLAKGIPNDELSYFMVEGVATNAAYLPAIDNIVIKRKDNRLVDIADASDLPSIKALTNIVRRYYVCWAKNLSFS; encoded by the coding sequence TTGACCAGTCCGAACAAGAAAAAAATCCTTAACGATCCCGTCTACGGATTTATCAGTATTCCCAGCGATCTGATATTTGACCTAGTCGAACATCCTTATTTTCAGCGTTTACGCCGCATTAAACAGCTGGGAATGTCGGAGTTTGTCTATCCGGGCGCCCTTCATACCCGCTTTCACCACGCCCTCGGCGCGATGCACCTGATGGGCCAGGCCATTCAAACGCTACGGGGAAAAGGACACCTTATCAACGATCAGGAATGCGAAGCCGCCCAGGTGGCGATTCTGCTGCACGATATTGGCCATGGACCCTTCTCGCACGTGTTGGAATACGCTATTCTCAACGGGGTACACCACGAAAGCCTCTCGCTGTTGCTCATGCACGAATTGGACCGGCAGTTTAAGGGTGCGCTCCAGCTGGCTATTAAAATGTTTGAGGGATCTTACCACCGGCCTTTTTTCCACCAGCTGATTTCCAGCCAACTGGACATGGACCGCATGGATTACCTCAACCGCGATTGCTTCTATACAGGGGTTGCGGAAGGAACCATCGGCGCCGATCGGATCATTAAAATGCTGGATTTGGTAGACGATCAACTCGTTGTGGAAGCCAAAGGAATTTTAAGCATTGAGAATTTTCTGAACGCCCGCCGACTCATGTACTGGCAGGTTTATCTGCACAAGACGTCAATTTGTGCCGAATCCATGTTGCTCCAAATTATTCGTCGGGCACGCTTTCTGATTAGCCAGAATAAATTGACGAGCGTATTTCCCTGCCTAAAGCTATTTTTATCGCAAGACGTTACGCTGGAAAATTTTCAGCAGAGCCCCGCTTATCTGGAAGCATTCACCCAACTAGACGATTACGACATCTGGGCCAGCATTAAATCCTGGAGTTTGCACGACGATTTTATTTTGTCGTCGCTTTGCAAGATGCTGCTCGATCGACGCTTGTTCAAGATCATGCTATCCAGCGAACCCTTCGCTGGAGAACTGGTTGAGGAGATCGAAATGCAACTCTTGGCCAAAGGCATTCCTAACGACGAATTGTCCTATTTTATGGTTGAAGGCGTCGCGACCAACGCGGCTTATCTACCCGCTATTGACAACATCGTCATTAAACGTAAAGATAATCGACTGGTTGATATTGCCGATGCTTCCGATCTGCCCAGCATCAAAGCATTGACAAACATTGTCCGAAGATACTATGTCTGTTGGGCTAAAAACCTTTCATTTTCCTGA
- the lpxD gene encoding UDP-3-O-(3-hydroxymyristoyl)glucosamine N-acyltransferase: MEFTIKQIATLLNGTIEGDETLKISQLSKIDEGKEGSISFLANPKYESHLYSTAASAVIVDKSFQPKQAVQTTLIFVDNSYSAFTQLLQEVNKLVNSVRIGVEEPAFLGNGATVGEQVYRGAFSYVGANSRIGNNVKIYPHAYLGNNVTVGANTIIYAGVKIYDNAVIGQNCIIHANAVIGSDGFGFAPQPDGSYHTIPQLGNVVLEDDVSIGAGSTIDCATMGSTVIRQGVKIDNLVMIGHNVEIGKHTVIAAQSGVSGSTKIGEKCVIAGQVGIVGHISVANGTKVGAQSGIGKSVKQEGTTLKGSPATDINENLRSLAVFRKLPALEKRVQELEAKQKN, translated from the coding sequence ATGGAATTTACAATAAAGCAGATTGCGACCTTGCTTAATGGGACTATTGAAGGCGATGAAACATTGAAAATCAGCCAACTATCCAAGATTGATGAGGGTAAAGAAGGTAGCATCTCTTTCTTAGCAAATCCTAAATACGAATCGCATCTGTATTCAACTGCCGCCTCAGCGGTTATTGTTGACAAGTCATTTCAGCCCAAACAAGCCGTTCAGACAACGCTTATTTTCGTAGATAACTCCTATTCTGCCTTTACGCAACTCCTTCAGGAAGTCAATAAACTAGTTAATTCGGTACGGATAGGGGTTGAAGAACCCGCTTTTTTAGGCAACGGAGCTACGGTAGGTGAGCAGGTATACCGGGGGGCTTTTTCTTATGTCGGCGCTAACAGCCGCATTGGAAATAACGTCAAAATATACCCCCATGCTTATCTTGGCAACAACGTTACAGTCGGGGCGAATACCATCATCTACGCTGGGGTTAAAATTTACGACAACGCCGTTATCGGGCAAAATTGCATTATTCACGCCAACGCTGTTATTGGCAGTGATGGTTTCGGATTTGCTCCGCAACCCGACGGCTCATACCATACCATTCCGCAGTTAGGCAACGTCGTTCTGGAAGATGATGTCAGCATTGGCGCTGGCTCCACCATCGATTGCGCCACCATGGGTTCGACTGTTATTCGACAGGGCGTCAAAATCGACAACCTGGTTATGATTGGGCATAATGTCGAAATCGGAAAACATACCGTTATTGCAGCGCAAAGTGGCGTGTCGGGCTCAACCAAGATTGGCGAGAAATGCGTCATTGCTGGTCAGGTTGGCATTGTTGGCCATATTTCCGTCGCTAATGGAACAAAAGTAGGCGCTCAATCGGGTATTGGTAAATCGGTGAAACAAGAAGGAACGACCCTCAAAGGCTCTCCTGCCACCGACATAAACGAAAATCTCCGTTCTCTTGCCGTCTTTCGTAAGCTGCCAGCTCTGGAAAAACGCGTTCAGGAACTGGAAGCCAAGCAGAAAAACTAA
- a CDS encoding DNA-packaging protein: MPAPEGNQFWKIRSKHGRDKLFATPDLLWEAAAEYFEWCDANPWVKVDFKGKDAERVQLPTSRPYTIEAFCLYCNTTSSWFREFRKNAPEDFLSVITRIEEIIRNQKYEGAVVGAYNANIISRDLGLSEKFEQTGSVTINVKRQRKERPKHDGD; encoded by the coding sequence ATGCCAGCGCCAGAAGGAAATCAGTTTTGGAAGATACGAAGTAAGCATGGCCGTGATAAGCTATTTGCTACTCCTGATTTGCTTTGGGAGGCAGCAGCAGAGTATTTCGAATGGTGCGACGCTAATCCGTGGGTTAAAGTAGATTTCAAAGGAAAAGACGCTGAACGGGTACAACTTCCTACCTCAAGACCCTACACCATTGAAGCCTTTTGCTTGTACTGTAATACGACGAGTAGTTGGTTTCGAGAGTTCAGAAAGAACGCTCCTGAAGATTTTTTGTCGGTCATTACGCGTATAGAAGAGATCATTCGAAATCAAAAGTACGAGGGGGCAGTTGTAGGCGCTTACAATGCCAACATCATCTCCCGTGATCTCGGATTAAGTGAGAAATTCGAGCAGACCGGGTCGGTCACCATCAATGTGAAACGTCAACGCAAAGAACGACCGAAACACGATGGAGATTGA
- a CDS encoding putative molybdenum carrier protein — translation MSIIKIISGGQTGVDQIGLAVAQSLSIATGGTAPQGYLTEDGPNPSLAEFGLTQHFSSKYPPRTRQNVLDSDGTVMFGENSGGTALTIKIAAELGKPYIHNPTAEELRAWIKQRGIQILNVAGTRGSKLPMSDAHKYAEILVKALMLPDLPTLYATYIATVKRKIKLMTRN, via the coding sequence ATGTCAATAATCAAAATCATTTCAGGCGGCCAAACAGGTGTCGACCAGATTGGCTTAGCTGTTGCCCAGTCGCTCAGCATTGCGACTGGTGGCACGGCGCCGCAAGGTTATTTAACCGAAGATGGTCCAAACCCTAGCCTTGCTGAGTTCGGTTTAACCCAGCACTTCAGTTCGAAATACCCGCCCCGCACCCGTCAAAACGTACTGGATAGTGATGGAACCGTAATGTTTGGGGAAAACAGCGGAGGTACGGCATTAACAATCAAAATTGCGGCTGAACTGGGCAAGCCTTACATTCATAACCCAACGGCCGAGGAGCTGCGCGCCTGGATTAAGCAGCGTGGCATTCAAATATTGAACGTAGCAGGCACGCGGGGGAGTAAGTTACCGATGAGCGATGCGCATAAATACGCCGAAATCCTCGTGAAGGCCTTAATGCTGCCTGACTTGCCGACCCTTTACGCTACTTATATTGCAACCGTGAAGCGGAAGATTAAGTTAATGACACGGAACTAA
- a CDS encoding bifunctional UDP-3-O-[3-hydroxymyristoyl] N-acetylglucosamine deacetylase/3-hydroxyacyl-ACP dehydratase yields MNTKQQTIQKAVSVSGVGLHTGVQATMTFLPAPPNHGYKFQRVDLPGQPIIDADVDNVVDLSRGTTIEQSGARVHTVEHTLAALVGLQLDNILIQLDGPEPPIMDGSSIKFIEALEDAGVEEQNATRNYFEINEYVHYKNPDKDIEIAALPLNDYRLTVMVDYNSRVITSQHASLNDITQFSSDIAMCRTFVFLHELEMLYKQNLIKGGDLTNAIVIVDRDVEEGELDYLAGLLNKSKVGVNRQEGILNNLKLHYPNEMARHKLLDLVGDLALVGRPIKAQILAARPGHAANVAFAKKIKKLMQKTAANTVPTYDPKQPPVFDIQQIADLLAHRYPFQMIDKIIALDKSSVVGIKNVTINEQFFMGHFPGNPVMPGVLQLEAMAQTGGILVLTSVPDPENYWPYLIGIENCRFRRNVLPGDTVIFRCEFISPMKRGIVKMQGRGYVAGQLVCEAEMIASLVKKK; encoded by the coding sequence ATGAATACAAAGCAACAAACCATCCAGAAGGCGGTCTCTGTATCAGGCGTTGGCCTGCATACGGGCGTTCAGGCAACGATGACTTTCCTGCCAGCGCCACCGAATCATGGTTATAAATTTCAACGCGTAGACCTCCCCGGACAGCCCATCATCGATGCCGACGTTGATAATGTGGTCGATCTTTCGCGCGGAACCACCATCGAACAAAGCGGCGCCCGGGTTCACACGGTTGAACATACCCTGGCCGCACTGGTTGGTCTGCAACTGGATAACATCCTGATTCAGCTCGATGGTCCCGAACCACCGATCATGGATGGTAGCTCCATCAAATTCATTGAAGCCTTAGAAGATGCTGGCGTTGAAGAACAGAACGCTACCCGTAACTACTTCGAAATCAATGAGTACGTACATTACAAAAATCCCGATAAGGATATTGAAATTGCGGCTCTACCCCTAAACGACTACCGGCTTACGGTGATGGTCGATTATAACTCACGGGTTATTACCAGCCAGCACGCGTCCCTGAACGACATTACCCAGTTCTCCAGCGATATTGCCATGTGCCGGACGTTTGTTTTCCTGCACGAGCTGGAAATGCTCTACAAGCAAAACCTGATCAAAGGCGGCGACTTGACGAATGCGATTGTCATTGTTGACCGCGATGTTGAAGAAGGTGAATTAGACTACCTCGCTGGACTGCTTAACAAATCGAAAGTGGGCGTTAATCGGCAGGAAGGAATTTTGAACAACCTGAAGCTGCATTATCCGAACGAGATGGCGCGTCACAAGCTGCTTGATCTCGTGGGAGATCTGGCGCTCGTGGGACGACCGATCAAGGCCCAGATTCTGGCGGCTCGCCCTGGCCACGCTGCCAACGTAGCATTTGCGAAGAAGATCAAGAAATTGATGCAGAAAACAGCGGCTAACACCGTACCTACGTACGATCCGAAGCAGCCACCGGTTTTTGATATTCAGCAAATTGCCGACCTGCTGGCCCACCGCTACCCGTTCCAGATGATCGATAAGATCATCGCTCTGGACAAAAGCAGCGTTGTTGGTATCAAAAATGTAACGATCAATGAGCAATTCTTCATGGGTCACTTCCCGGGCAACCCGGTTATGCCTGGCGTTTTGCAATTAGAAGCGATGGCTCAAACAGGTGGTATTCTGGTACTTACCTCTGTTCCTGATCCAGAAAATTACTGGCCTTATTTAATTGGTATAGAAAATTGTCGTTTTCGTCGCAACGTTTTACCCGGAGACACCGTCATTTTTCGTTGTGAATTTATATCACCCATGAAACGAGGCATTGTAAAAATGCAGGGTCGTGGCTACGTAGCGGGGCAACTCGTTTGCGAAGCAGAAATGATTGCTAGTCTTGTCAAAAAGAAATGA